One region of Syntrophobacter fumaroxidans MPOB genomic DNA includes:
- a CDS encoding GAF domain-containing protein, whose product MGSGAVLLNKVLERRLRRADIRLILDTLCRDDQDTFLDELSDVLRKLITLTEVSTRLSESLSLDVLLSRLIEITTESLEAYRGTVFLHDKDTNELYSRAALGNLIQEIRIPIHQGIVGNVFVTGQPVNIDDAYADARFNPEMDKKTGYKTRNVLAVPIKTKDRQIVGVIQLLNKKSGSFSENDLLMLEAIGGQAAAALQNAQTYEIVSRTRHEESMLFQQVGKERREEAQFFKFTREIFFELRMESLFKKITETTATLLAAERSVLYLHDDKANELWSMTTHESQTVRVRFPSHLGIAGSALITGEIVNIPDTAKLPSSIFPVDIEPGFPAHSVLCAPIKTSQGKVVGVIQVRNKKGGPFDRADESRLEIFAGYASIAIRNAELFEATLKSANYFESIFRTLPNGLLLMNANRTIEDCNDAASEILDLPKDRIVGSQVGDIFLGDSKCVTNAVERVVQSAKPEVGMYARLNLLEGRVVTLNLSVLPILADHDRIAGAILALDPLVTRGTYRTLQGYRNQNPPAYIPINSVISTGS is encoded by the coding sequence ATGGGTTCTGGCGCGGTGCTCCTGAACAAGGTTCTTGAAAGAAGGCTTCGAAGGGCGGACATCAGGCTTATTCTCGACACATTGTGCCGTGATGACCAGGATACTTTCCTCGATGAATTGTCGGACGTTCTCAGAAAGCTGATTACCCTCACCGAGGTGTCGACCCGGCTGAGCGAATCTCTTTCCCTGGACGTCCTGCTCTCCCGTCTGATCGAGATCACGACAGAATCCCTGGAAGCCTACCGGGGAACCGTTTTCCTACATGACAAAGACACCAACGAGCTGTACTCGCGCGCGGCCCTGGGCAATCTCATCCAGGAGATTCGCATTCCGATCCATCAGGGCATCGTCGGGAACGTCTTTGTCACGGGACAGCCGGTCAACATCGACGACGCCTACGCCGATGCGCGTTTCAACCCCGAGATGGACAAGAAGACCGGGTACAAGACGCGAAACGTGCTTGCGGTGCCCATCAAGACCAAAGACCGCCAGATTGTCGGTGTGATTCAGCTCCTCAACAAGAAATCGGGGAGCTTTTCCGAAAACGACCTGTTGATGCTCGAGGCCATCGGCGGCCAGGCCGCCGCCGCCCTTCAGAACGCGCAGACGTATGAAATAGTGTCCCGCACCCGGCACGAAGAATCCATGCTGTTTCAACAGGTGGGAAAGGAGAGGCGCGAAGAGGCTCAGTTCTTCAAGTTCACCAGGGAGATTTTTTTTGAGCTCCGCATGGAATCCCTCTTCAAGAAGATCACCGAAACCACCGCGACCCTCCTCGCGGCGGAAAGGAGCGTCCTCTACCTCCACGACGACAAGGCCAACGAACTCTGGTCCATGACAACCCACGAATCCCAGACCGTGAGAGTGAGATTTCCAAGCCACCTGGGGATTGCCGGAAGCGCTCTGATAACCGGCGAGATCGTGAATATCCCCGACACGGCAAAGCTGCCTTCTTCCATCTTCCCGGTGGACATCGAACCCGGCTTCCCCGCCCACTCCGTGCTCTGTGCGCCCATCAAGACGTCACAGGGAAAGGTTGTCGGCGTGATCCAGGTGAGAAACAAGAAAGGCGGCCCATTTGACCGGGCCGACGAAAGCCGGCTCGAAATCTTTGCCGGGTACGCCTCCATTGCTATCAGGAATGCCGAGCTCTTCGAGGCGACACTCAAGTCCGCGAACTATTTCGAGTCGATCTTCAGGACCCTTCCCAATGGTCTATTGCTCATGAACGCCAACCGGACCATCGAGGACTGCAACGACGCCGCCTCGGAGATACTCGACCTTCCGAAGGACCGGATCGTCGGCAGCCAGGTTGGGGACATCTTCCTGGGAGACAGCAAGTGCGTGACGAACGCCGTCGAACGCGTCGTGCAGTCGGCCAAACCCGAAGTGGGGATGTACGCGAGGCTCAATCTGCTCGAGGGCAGGGTTGTCACGTTGAACCTCAGCGTGCTGCCGATCCTTGCGGATCATGATCGTATCGCAGGGGCCATCCTCGCTCTCGACCCTCTCGTCACCAGAGGAACCTACCGGACGCTCCAGGGCTATCGGAACCAGAATCCCCCGGCCTACATTCCCATCAACAGCGTTATTTCCACCGGCAGTTAG